The genomic DNA GGGTCATGAGTAGCAGCTATCGATTTCCGGAGAATTTTTTGTGGGGGGCAGCGACGGCAGCGTATCAGATTGAGGGCGCGGTAGCGGAAGGGGGACGTAAGCCCAGTGTGTGGGATACGTTTAGCGCAACACCGGGACGAGTGCGCGATGGATCAACAGAGGCGATCGCCTGTGATCATTACCATCGGTTTTTAGACGACATTAAACTGATGGGCAATTTAGGGATTAAGCACTATCGGTTTAGTGTGGCGTGGCCGCGAGTTATTCCCGATGGGCGGGGTGACGTGAATGCGGCAGGACTAGACTTTTATAGCCGACTGGTGGATGGATTATTAGCCCAGGGGATTACGCCCCATGGGACGCTGTTCCATTGGGATAGTCCCCAGGCGTTGGACGATCGCTATGGGTCTTGGCGGAGTCGGGAAATGGCCTCAGATTTTGCGGATTATGTGTCGGTGGTGGTGCGGCATTTGGGCGATCGCGTCACGAACTGGATGACGATCAACGAGATTGTTTGTTTTACCCACATGGGCTATGGGGTTCGCCAAGTACCTGTTCATGCACCGGGAACCGTGGTGAATTCTCTGAAAGAGGTTTGGCAAACGTCTCACCATGCGTTGTTGGCGCACGGAATGGCATGTCAGGCGATTCGGGCAACTTCGCCTCAGCCCTGTTCTGTCGCATTGGTGGATAATCCGATGGTGCCTGTACCTTTGTCGGAATCGCCAGAACATATTGAGGCGGCGCAGAAAGCGTTTCGCGCCCTGAATCCGAATGGGGGAATTATTGTCCCTGCCTTGACGGGGCGATATAGCGCGGAACTGTTGGAACAGTTGGGGAACGATGCA from Synechococcales cyanobacterium T60_A2020_003 includes the following:
- a CDS encoding beta-glucosidase codes for the protein MSSSYRFPENFLWGAATAAYQIEGAVAEGGRKPSVWDTFSATPGRVRDGSTEAIACDHYHRFLDDIKLMGNLGIKHYRFSVAWPRVIPDGRGDVNAAGLDFYSRLVDGLLAQGITPHGTLFHWDSPQALDDRYGSWRSREMASDFADYVSVVVRHLGDRVTNWMTINEIVCFTHMGYGVRQVPVHAPGTVVNSLKEVWQTSHHALLAHGMACQAIRATSPQPCSVALVDNPMVPVPLSESPEHIEAAQKAFRALNPNGGIIVPALTGRYSAELLEQLGNDAPAIAPEDLEIIHQPLDRLGVNIYTGVYVRATDTPVGYEILPFPAGYPRLHMPWLHIVPDSLYWVVRHIRESLGQENLPIVVSENGCAAQDELTEHGEVMDSDRILYLREYLRAVHRAVSEGYPVNGYFVWSLMDNFEWSWGCDRRFGVTWINYETQARIPKASYRWYAECIRQNRVV